A window of the Candidatus Omnitrophota bacterium genome harbors these coding sequences:
- a CDS encoding PLDc N-terminal domain-containing protein, producing MDIWALGTYIFLLLCLAIGAVSCWRSSLPFSQKLFWTVVITVLPLAGTLSYFFFAKETRELLS from the coding sequence ATGGATATTTGGGCATTGGGAACCTATATTTTTCTGTTGCTTTGCCTCGCCATTGGTGCCGTTTCGTGTTGGAGGAGTTCCCTGCCCTTTTCCCAAAAGTTATTTTGGACGGTTGTAATTACTGTTCTTCCCCTGGCGGGAACGCTGTCCTATTTTTTCTTTGCGAAAGAGACTCGGGAACTATTGTCATGA
- a CDS encoding NUDIX hydrolase: MTEKVFPRPNVTADMLIPNEKGEILLIKRNNDPYKGCYAIPGGFLEVHQETVEECALREAEEETGLKVEIDRLIGVYSHPKRDPRWHNVTAAYLAKPIVMIEAQKALAGDDAGEVLWVHPQSEEYKKLDIGFDHRQIIADALK, encoded by the coding sequence ATGACGGAAAAAGTATTTCCCCGCCCCAACGTTACCGCCGATATGCTCATCCCCAACGAGAAAGGCGAAATCCTGCTCATCAAGCGCAATAACGATCCCTATAAGGGCTGTTACGCCATCCCCGGCGGCTTTCTGGAAGTGCACCAGGAGACGGTGGAAGAATGCGCCTTGCGGGAAGCGGAAGAAGAAACCGGCCTGAAGGTCGAGATCGACCGCCTCATCGGCGTCTACTCCCACCCCAAACGCGATCCGCGCTGGCACAACGTTACTGCCGCCTACCTCGCCAAGCCCATCGTAATGATCGAAGCGCAAAAAGCCCTAGCGGGCGACGATGCCGGAGAGGTGCTCTGGGTCCACCCGCAGAGCGAAGAGTACAAAAAGCTGGATATCGGCTTCGACCATCGGCAAATCATCGCCGATGCGCTGAAATGA
- a CDS encoding sulfatase-like hydrolase/transferase gives MTRCDRRGFLRTAACGTAAALSGWRTEAAEKPNVIIFFADDLGYNDIGCYGAEDMRTPNIDALAAAGTYFTQWYSNAPVCSPSRAALLTGRYPQRTGVANNVPSGLDSAGLKPDEITLAEAMRGLDYRTGLFGKWHQGSRQDSRPQAQGFEESFGFLSGCVDYYSHIYYWHQSGYQVPYHDLWRNGEEVWENGEYLTHLIAREASRFVRENKERPFFLYIPFNAPHYPMHAPKEYFERVKHINDPQRRTQAAMAAALDDSIGSVMKELDRQGLRDKTLILFISDNGPSSEPRNLLDDSRQKYHGGRAYPFKGCKGGLHEGGIREPAIVHWPGVIPSGQVIDEVGATMDVFPTVLKLAGGELPTDRPIDGKDIFPMITQKAKSPHEEIFWGLGEQRAVRAGDWKLLLNGKLDFEEKSESPVLLYNLKDDPGETKDLKEQHPDLVEKLKQRIAFWEKDVGAGS, from the coding sequence ATGACGCGATGCGATCGGCGCGGCTTTTTGCGAACCGCCGCCTGTGGAACGGCGGCGGCTCTTTCGGGATGGCGGACAGAAGCGGCGGAAAAGCCGAATGTAATCATTTTCTTCGCCGACGATTTGGGATACAACGACATTGGATGCTATGGCGCGGAGGATATGCGAACGCCCAACATAGACGCTCTCGCTGCGGCGGGGACGTATTTCACCCAGTGGTATTCCAACGCGCCGGTCTGTTCCCCTTCGCGGGCGGCGCTGCTGACAGGCCGTTACCCGCAACGCACCGGCGTAGCGAACAACGTGCCCTCCGGACTCGATTCGGCGGGCTTGAAGCCGGATGAAATCACCCTGGCGGAAGCGATGAGGGGACTGGATTACCGCACCGGCCTCTTTGGCAAATGGCACCAAGGCAGCCGCCAAGATTCGCGTCCTCAGGCGCAGGGCTTCGAGGAAAGTTTTGGATTTCTCAGCGGCTGCGTCGATTATTACTCCCATATTTATTATTGGCATCAATCGGGATATCAGGTTCCTTATCATGACCTATGGCGCAATGGCGAAGAGGTCTGGGAAAATGGAGAATACCTGACCCACCTCATCGCGCGGGAAGCGTCGCGTTTCGTTCGGGAGAATAAAGAACGTCCCTTCTTCCTCTACATCCCCTTCAACGCGCCCCATTATCCCATGCATGCGCCGAAGGAGTATTTCGAACGGGTGAAGCATATCAACGATCCGCAACGGCGGACGCAAGCGGCGATGGCGGCGGCGCTCGACGATTCCATCGGGTCGGTCATGAAGGAATTGGATCGGCAAGGCTTGCGCGATAAGACGTTGATTCTCTTCATCAGCGATAATGGCCCCTCCAGCGAGCCGCGCAATCTGCTGGACGATTCGCGGCAAAAATATCATGGCGGGAGAGCCTATCCTTTTAAAGGCTGCAAGGGCGGGCTGCATGAGGGCGGCATCCGCGAACCCGCCATCGTTCATTGGCCTGGGGTTATTCCCAGCGGTCAGGTTATTGACGAGGTTGGGGCAACTATGGACGTTTTCCCCACCGTTCTCAAATTAGCTGGCGGCGAATTGCCCACCGACCGTCCCATCGACGGCAAAGATATTTTTCCCATGATAACGCAAAAAGCTAAAAGCCCGCATGAGGAAATTTTTTGGGGCTTGGGCGAACAACGCGCGGTCAGAGCCGGGGATTGGAAATTATTGCTCAATGGAAAACTCGATTTCGAAGAAAAGAGCGAAAGCCCCGTTCTTTTGTATAATCTAAAAGACGATCCCGGCGAAACCAAGGACTTGAAGGAGCAACATCCCGATTTAGTCGAAAAATTAAAACAACGCATCGCGTTTTGGGAAAAAGATGTGGGAGCGGGATCATGA
- a CDS encoding sodium/solute symporter (Members of the Solute:Sodium Symporter (SSS), TC 2.A.21 as described in tcdb.org, catalyze solute:Na+ symport. Known solutes for members of the family include sugars, amino acids, nucleosides, inositols, vitamins, urea or anions, depending on the system.), translating to MLNGIDYVVVFGYLIGILVLGMYLGKFVSSSQDFFLGGKMHSFWVIGMSIVATDIGAQDFVAVSGQAYRYGISAANFDWIGSVPAMLLAGFVFIPYFWKGGMYTIPEYLGKRYNEGVRLIASLTWIVFFAFDLGIMLWASALVFESIMGWNIWFSIVSTALVTGIYTFLGGLTAVMMTDVVQFVIMYVGGIAVVFLGLYHVGGFVGLYDKVHAMGADYQSHFDLILPADTNTPFPWTGILFGLTLVMSNAYMIGNQAIVQRCLSAKNEWHAKMGMITGAFWKMFIPVLVLLPGLIANVTHPNLAEGDQAFPELIRAVLPPGLLGLMFAAFLAGLMSSISSLVNSTATLWTKDIYEKYINKNATDKHYLRVGQVTTALLFIFAVITAPVSTMFEGIYIAVQTFLSFFQGPTFAILLLGIFWTRTTQWGGLFGLTGGMLISLYLHIFQSDYFTIQDPFLYISWWSFVAAFFIAVAVSLFTQPHPRERLYGLIYQLVDNRHSA from the coding sequence ATGTTAAATGGAATCGATTATGTAGTGGTATTTGGGTATTTGATCGGGATTCTGGTTCTGGGGATGTACTTGGGGAAATTCGTTAGTTCCTCGCAGGATTTCTTTTTGGGCGGCAAAATGCACTCCTTTTGGGTGATCGGCATGTCCATCGTCGCTACCGACATCGGAGCGCAGGATTTCGTAGCGGTTTCAGGCCAAGCTTATCGTTACGGAATCTCCGCCGCCAACTTCGATTGGATCGGCTCCGTTCCCGCCATGTTGTTGGCCGGATTCGTCTTCATCCCCTATTTCTGGAAAGGGGGCATGTACACGATCCCCGAATATTTAGGCAAACGCTACAATGAAGGCGTGCGCTTGATCGCTTCGTTGACGTGGATCGTGTTTTTCGCTTTCGATCTTGGAATAATGCTTTGGGCCAGCGCTTTAGTCTTCGAGTCCATCATGGGTTGGAACATATGGTTTTCGATTGTTTCGACGGCGCTCGTTACGGGAATTTACACCTTCCTCGGCGGATTGACCGCCGTCATGATGACGGACGTAGTGCAATTCGTTATTATGTATGTAGGCGGCATCGCCGTCGTCTTTTTGGGGCTTTATCACGTCGGCGGCTTCGTGGGATTGTACGATAAAGTCCACGCCATGGGAGCGGACTATCAAAGCCATTTCGATTTGATCCTGCCCGCCGATACGAATACGCCGTTTCCGTGGACCGGCATATTGTTTGGATTGACGCTGGTCATGTCCAATGCGTACATGATCGGCAATCAAGCCATCGTCCAGCGCTGCCTTTCCGCCAAGAACGAATGGCACGCCAAGATGGGCATGATTACCGGGGCTTTTTGGAAGATGTTCATTCCCGTGCTGGTCTTGCTGCCCGGCCTCATCGCGAACGTAACGCATCCCAACCTCGCGGAAGGCGACCAGGCCTTTCCCGAATTGATCCGCGCCGTCTTGCCTCCCGGCTTGTTGGGATTAATGTTCGCCGCTTTTCTGGCGGGACTCATGTCGAGCATCAGTTCGCTGGTTAATTCCACGGCGACTTTATGGACGAAAGATATTTACGAAAAATATATCAACAAGAACGCGACGGACAAACACTATTTGCGCGTGGGCCAAGTTACGACGGCGCTGTTGTTTATTTTCGCCGTGATTACGGCGCCCGTCAGCACGATGTTCGAAGGGATATACATTGCCGTCCAAACGTTTCTTTCCTTTTTCCAAGGGCCGACCTTCGCTATTCTTTTGCTAGGCATTTTCTGGACGAGAACGACGCAGTGGGGCGGATTATTTGGCTTGACGGGCGGGATGTTGATCTCTCTTTATTTGCATATTTTTCAAAGCGATTATTTTACGATTCAAGATCCGTTTCTTTATATTTCCTGGTGGTCTTTCGTCGCCGCCTTCTTCATCGCCGTCGCGGTTTCCTTATTTACGCAGCCCCATCCGCGGGAAAGACTGTACGGCTTGATTTATCAGTTGGTGGACAACCGCCATTCCGCCTGA